From the genome of Caretta caretta isolate rCarCar2 chromosome 28, rCarCar1.hap1, whole genome shotgun sequence:
CAACGGCTCGGCGGGCGCGCCTGGAGGGGCGGGCAGGTAGCTGGGGgccgcctctccccaccccctccacccggtacggaccccctgccccagaaggATGGGGAGGACGCGGTACATACCCTCGTGGGGACCCCACAGATCTGGCCCCCCGGCACAGACACGGGGAGATATGGGGCACAGCCCCCTGGCACAGACAGACGGGGGTTCAATGGGGCACAAAACCCCCTGGGATCCCCCAATATCCTGGCTCCTGGTATGGACAGACGGAGCTGGGACAATGGGTACAGCGCccggggggctgagagccatcaaaccaaactgtaaaccctgcacacttcaagctgggggggctgccgcagccccccccccttgctccaGCTCCGATGTCTCCGGGCTCCACCTGGACAATATTTATTGGTCTGTTATCACAGGCCTGTAACTGGGCAGCGGGTGCCCGGTGAGGTCTGTACTCGGCAGGGGGGGGATCCTTGgtacctctctcctccccccgcccgcccctcaCCACCACACTGCGTTTGTTAAATTCCCGGCTCAACGGTTCCCGCTTTCGCGTGGTTTGTTTCCTTTTGATAAAGTTATTAAATCAGGAAACGGGTCTGGCGATTATAAGTTGCTAACCGAAACCCAGAGGGCGGTGCAGCGAGGGAACGGCCCCGGGGGttcggggggggctgggggagggggacagaagaGGGGCCCCGGGGGGGCATAAAGTGGGAGGAGTCTTGAGGAGGGGGGTGCATAGAAGAGGGAAATAGGAAGccggccccccccccacccctcccccagtccgGCAGCACAAGCCCGGCCCCCACCCAGTTGgtggggggcaggttggggggcagcccagggccagAGGCCCAGGCTGGGccaagctccctggggcaggaccCCGAGCAGTGGCCCCAACAGTTATTGGGCCTGGGAACCGTCAATCCTCCCCGGGCACCCTCGGCAATCCAGGAAGTCCCGCCCCCACAGGGCGTTCCAGGGCTGTGGATTGGCCTCCGGGCCTGTCTATCACGCTGGGCCTCAGGCTCCCGCAACCTAGGAAGTCCCGCCCCCTGAGGAGCTCCCGGGAGCAGAATTGTCCTCCTTACCTGTCCATCATTCCCTGGGCCTTGCCCCGGCCTACCAGGAAGTCCCGCCTCCTCAGGGCCTTCCAGGGTCGTGATTGGGCAGCGGCTCCATCCGTCACATCCCAGGTTGGGAGGGGGGAATCCAGGAAGTCCCGCCTCACTCTAGCGCAGGGATTGGTCACTGGCTCTGTCCATCACCCTTTCGACGTGACCCTGGGGGCGGGGCTTCCCCCAGCCGGGGAAGAGGGGGCGGGGCCGTTTCCCCCGCTAGCACCTCCCCCCACGTGCTCGCTCCGATCGATGCGCTCGGCGCTCGGCTGcgcaccctgcccctccccccccgtcgGCCGCTCTGGCTCCGCCCCCTCCGCGCCCGGCCCCGGCTGCAGCGCCCGGCCCGGGACCCCCCCCAGAGAGCGGGACCTGCCCGGCCCCAGCGCCCCCCCGGGTCCTAGCGCCCCCTCCCGTCCCCTCCGGATCCACCAGCGGACCCCCCCCCGTCCCAccaacccccctcccgccccgggtCCTAGCGCCCCTCCGGATCCACCAGCGCCCCCCCagcggcccccccgcccccctccggaTCCACCAGCGCCCCCCCagcggcccccccgccccccaggtccTGGCGCCCCCCGGTCCCCTCCGGATCCACCAGCGCCCCCCCagcggcccccccgcccccctccggaTCCACCAGCGCCCCCCCAGCGGCCCCCCCGTCCTAGCGCCCCCCCCCGGTCCCCTCCGGCCCCAGCGCCCGCCCCGGGTCCTAGCGACCCCCCTGGCTCCCTCCAGATCcaccagcgccccccccccgggtcctCACGGCCCCCCAGGTCCCGCACTGCCCCAGCACCTGGAATCCCAtccccagcgcccccccctcAGCCCGCCCCAGATCCCCTTCCCCCCTAGGCCCCCAGCGCCCCAGGATCCCAGCCTAGTCCCTGCAGGGCCTCgaccccccagatcccccccCACTGCCTGAGATCCCTCCAggggccccccactgccccagttccccagccccccagatcctccCTCCAGGGGCCCCCCACctagccccccactgccccagttccccagccccccagatcctccCTCCAGGGGCCCCCCACctagccccccactgccccagttccccagccccccagatcctccCTCCAGGGGCCCCCCACctagccccccactgccccagttccccagcccctcattccccagccccccagatcctccttccagccccccccaccATGGAGGCGCAGTGCGATTACTTCATGTACTTCCCGGCCGTGCCCTTCCCGGCCCGGGAGCTGCTGCGGGGCGAGCCGGGCCGGTACCGGGCTCTGCCCCGGCGCAACCACCTCTACCTGGGCGAGACCGTCCGCTTCCTGCTGGTGCTGCGGGgccggccggggccggggggcgcCCGCACCCCCTGGGGGGAGCTGGGCTCCTCCCTGGCCGCCCTGGCCAGCGTCAGCCCCGGGGCGGTCGACCCGGGGGGCGAGGGGGACGGGGAGCCCCCCGAGGAgccggggggggacggggacacgGCTCCTCCGGCCCCCGGCTTCTTCCGGGACTGCCGGCCCCTGCTAACCCACGGCCAGGGACCCCTGGGGCGGCCGGCCGCCGGGGTGAGAGGGGGCGTAGTGGGGTGCTGGGcgggtgggggctgtggggtgggtgcGAGGGGAACCCAGCGGGGGAGCGTTGTGGGTCGGGAGCAAGGggcacccaggggtgggggggctcgggtttgggggggctgtggggtgcagcGCGGGGAACCCGGGGGGCGTTCTCGAGCAGGAGCAAGGGGCGGGTACTGGGTgttgcgggtcaggagtgaggatCAACatggtggggggctgtgggtcaggagtgaggggcacctggGGGGACATGGGGGCTGCCGGTCGGGGTTGGGGTCACTGTGGCACTgaacccccccatccctcccccgccccagataCCGGTGGAGGAGCCGATCGTCTGCACGGACGAGGTCATTTTCCCCCTGACGATTTCCCTGGACAACCTGCCCCCCGGGACTGTCAAGGCCAAGGTGAGTgaggggggccggggccgggtggGACAAGGCGGCTGGGCGGGGGGacctgtgggggggtgggagtggggccagccccccagcgctgacaccccccacccccccgcagatCGTGGTGACGGTGTGGAAGCGGGAACAGGAGGCGCCGGAGGTGCGGGAACGGGGGTACCTGAGCCTGCTGCAGAACCGGGTGCCGGCCCAGCTCTTCCGCGAGGAGCAGGGGGCCTTCAAAGCCCAAGGTAGGTGCagtcccccggccccgccccacggcgtccctcagcccctgcccctcaGCCCAGACTGACAGCGCCTGCCCCATGGGGCAGCCGATAGACGCAGCCCCTCCCGGGATCACTCCCGACCCCCCTCCGACCTTTCCCCCCGGGACCGCTCTGACCCCTGCCCTTTGCGCCCGCAGTGAGCACCATGCTGACCGTGCTGCCCCCTCCGGGGCTCAGGTGCCGCCAGCTGAACGTCTCTGGGAAATACCTCACCGTGCTCAAGGGTAACGggggagccgtggggggagggatggcagGACGGGGGGCAGGGACCGTGGCGGACGGGGCTGGGGGAGTCCCTGGAGCCGTGGCGGGAGGGATGGCAGGACGGGGGGCAGGGgccgtggggggcggggctgggggagtccctggagccgtggggggagggatggcaggacggggggcaggggccgtggggggcggggctgggggagtccCTGGAGCCGTGGCGGGAGGGATGGCAGGACGGGGGGCAGGGgccgtggggggcggggctgggggagtccctggagccgtggggggagggatggcaggatggggggcaggggccgtggcggggggctgggggagtcccTGGAGCCGTGGCGGGAGGGATGGCAGGACAGCGGGGGCCCTGGAGccgtgggaggaggggggggggtctgagcGTGGGGCTCCGTGTCTCTGACCCGCCCGCCTCCCCAGTGCTGAACGGCTGCTCCCAGGAGGAAATCTCCCTGTGGGACGTCCGCATCCTGCCCAACTTCAACGCCAGCTACCTGCCCATGCTGCccgatggctccgtgctgctggTCGACGACGTCtggtgagtgggggcgggggggggggtcagtgttgGGGAGTGCcgtgggaaggagcaggggggtatctgtggggcaggctgtggggctaacactccctccctccttccccgccccagcCATCACTCTGGTGAGGTGCCCGTCGGCGCCTTCTGCCGCATGGCCGGCGCTGGctctggctgcccctgcaccCTGAGTGCCCTGGAGGAGCAGAACTTCCTCTTCCAGCTGCAGGCACCTGAGCGGCCCCAGGAGGACACCAAGGAGGTGGGTGCAAGGGGCGAGGGCAGGGGGCGGAGAAAGGCTGTGAGGGGGTCTGgccatggggggtggggccacagggcaGAAGGAGGGGAAAGGGCCAGAAGGCAGAGGGGATAggactgggggcagggccatggggctgTTActcactctgccccctgctcccccagggtCTCGAGGTCCCCCTGGTGGCCGTGGTTCAGTGGTCGACACCCAAACTCCCCTTCACCAGCAGCATCTACACCCATTACAGgtgagaaccccccgcccccgactCTGATGGTTCAGGGCTTCCTCTGTCCTGGGCCCTCCCCAGCTTTGACGCCTtcctggccctgggctcccctccgcccggagcaattacaggccggtgaGCCAGACTTCAGTATcgagcaaattggttgaaactctagtaaagaacaaaattgtcagacacagagatgaacataatttgttggggaagagtcaacgtggttttagcaaagggaaatcctgcctcacccaTTTGCTAGAATTCctggagggggtcaacaagcacccggacaaggggaatccagtggatgtagcatacttagattttcagaaagcctttgacaaggtcccgcaccaaaggctcttacgcaaagttagctgttatgggataagagggaaggtcccctcCTCGATCAGTAACTgggtaaaagacaggaaacaaaggggaggtataaatggtcagttttcagagtggagagaggtgaatagtggtgtccctcaggggtctgtactgggcccagtcctattcaacatattcataaatgatctggaaaaaggggtcaacagtgaggtggcaaaatttgcagatgatacaaaactactcaggatagttaagtcccaggcagactgggaagagttacaaagcgatctctcaaaactggacgactgggcaacaaaatggccgatgaaattcagtgttgataaatgcaaagtgatgcacattggaaaacatcatcccaactgtacatatacaataatggggtctaaatgagctgtgaccactcaagagagagatcttggggtcattgtggatagttctctgaaaacatccactcaatgtgcagcggccatcaaaaaagcgaacagaatgctgggaatcattaagaaagggttaggtgataggacagaaaatatcatgttgcctctatataaatccatggtatgtccacctcttgaatactgtgtgcagatgtggtcgccccatctcaaaaaagacatattggaattggaaaaagttcagaaaagggcaacaaaaatgattaggggtacggaacagctgctgtaagaggagagattaataagactggaacttttcagcttggaaaagagacgacaaagGGGGGGATATTATGAGAGAGGTGTgtaaaatcatgatgggtgtagagaaaataaataaggaagtgttgtttacttctcataacacaagaactaggggccaccaaatgaaataaacaggcagcaggtttaaaacaaaccaaaggaagtatttgtataagtaggggcatagcgagcagatcgagggacgtgattgtccccctctattcgacattggtgaggcctcatctggagtactgtgtccagttttgggccccacactacaagaaggatgtggataaattggaaagagtccagcgaagggcaacaaaaatgattaggggtctggaacacatgacttatgaggagaggctgagggaactgggattgtttagtctgcagaagagaagaatgaggggggatttgatagctgctttcaaagaggtgagaggtggttccagagaggatggatctagactattctcagtggtggaagaggacaggacaaggagtaatggtctcaagttgcagtgggggaggtttaggttggatattaggaaaaacttcttcactaggagggtggagaaacactggaatgcgttgcctagggaggtggtagaatctccttccttagaagtttttaaggtcaggcttgacaaagccctggctgggatgatttagtttgggattggtcctgcttttgagcagggggttggactagatgacctcctgaggtcccttccaaccctgatattctatgattctatgatttcttcacacaacacacagtcaacttgtggaactccttgccagaggatgttgtgaaggccaagaccataacagggttaaaaaaaaaaaaaactagatacgttcctggaggacaggtccagcaatggctattagccaggatggtcagggatggtggccctggcctctgtttgccagaagctggcaatgggtgacaggggatggatcacttggtgattccctgttcggtccattccctctggggcacctggcactggccactgtcggcagacaggacactgggctggatggacctttgctctgacccagtctggctgttcttatgttctgttccCAGGCTGCCCAGCATCAGGCTGGACCGGCCGCGATTCGTGATGACGGCAGCCTGCGAGTCGCCCGTGCCCCTGCGCCGACGCTTCACCGTCACCTACACCCTGCTCAACAACCTGCAGGACTTCCTGGCTGTGCGGCTGGTCTGGACCCCGGAGAGCGCCGCGGCTGGTGGGCGGGGCTGCAGGGGCCTGGTGTTGTGATGTGGGCAAGGCCACGGCTggtgggcatggggggggggggtgcaggatggAGCTGTGGGGACTGTGAGCGGGCTCGGGTGGCCTGGAGCTGGGGGtttggtggggggctgggagcgctgggaggggtcaggtggggctgggaggggtcggCGGGGGGCTGGGAAACGCTGGGAGGGGATGGGAGTTTGGTGGGGGGCAGGCCttgtgggggctgcggggggctcCAGGCggctctgacccctccccacccccagggaagaAGCTGTCCAGCGAGGAGCGCCGGGCCACGCAGGCAGCCCTGGACGCCATCGTCTGCCACACGCCCCTCAACAGCTTGGGCTATTCCCGCAAGGGCAGCGCCCTGACCATCCAGGTCGCCTTCCAGGCCCTCCGCGCCGGCCTCTTCGAGGTACCCGCCCGCCTGGCCctccctgggggctgggagccaggacacctgggttctctccccggctctgggaggggagcgagggctggtgggttagagcaggggggctgggcgccaggactcctgggttctctccccggctctgggaggggagcgagggctggtgggttagagcagggggtgctgggagccaggactcctgggttctctccccagctctgggagaggagtgggggctggtgggttagagcagggggcgctgggagccaggactcctgggttctctccccagctctgggagaggagtgggggctggtggctgAGAGTAGGGtgggctgggagacaggactcctgggttcttgggaggggggggtgcagggaggggcagtTTCTGTGCTATCATCTCTCCTCCCCTCAGCTCTCCCAGCACATGAAGCTGAAGCTGCAGTTCACAGCGAGCGTCTCGAACCCACCCCCTGACGCCCGGCCCATCTCGCGCAGGAGCAGCCCCGGCAGCCCGGCTGTGCGGGACCTGGTCGAGCGGCACCAGGCCGGGCTGGGCCGGTCCCAGTCCTTCTCCCACCAGCAGCCTTCCCGCAGCCACCTCATGAggtgtgcagggggctgggcggggggctgcTGAGGGCCAGGGGGACTGGGGGAGGCTTGGAGTCTTCAGTCCCAGAGGAGACCTTCACCCAGAAGCTCTGGAGTATTTAAGGGGGGGAAGGAGCCTGGCCAGTGGGTAGAGCCTGGGGGAGGCGGGGCTCTAACATTGGGCCCCTCCCCTTCATTCACCTGTCTGCACTAGGGGGGCCAATCAGGTGAGGGCATCTgtgcttcccacccccccccacatataCACATGGCTggtgggagccaggattcctagGTCCCTCTCCTGGCTCTGTGAGGGGAGTGGGTTGAAAAGGGAAGGGGTGGCAGGGGAGctgtctgggggggcaggggaggaatcagcgacccccccccccgcactgacACTtggtgcccccccctcccccggcaggtCGGGTAGCGTCATGGAGCGCCGTGCCATCACGCCGCCTGTGGGCTCCCCCGTGGGCCGCCCCCTCTACCTGCCCCCCGAGAAGAGCGTCCTGTCGCTGGACAAGATCGCCAAGCGCGAGTGCAAGGTTCTGGTGGTGGAGCCCATCAAGTGAAGAGGCCAAACGTCCCTCCCGGTGCCCCCCATCGCCTCGCTGCTGCTTCCCCCCGGAGCTCATGTTGCTGGAGGCCTGGGACCatggatggggtgcagggggaggctgGCATGTgccaaggggggggagggaactgcAGACTCAGGGGAGCAGCATGTGGTAGGCTGCAGGCCAGtatgggtgggtgtgtgtgagagaattgCATTatgggtctgtgctgggggggtgggaggggggagttggGGCAGCAGAGGCCACAGCTACTGTGTTGTGAagggggggggtgggctgggtGCCATTTTCAGggtgatcctgctgctgtttccctgctgTTAGTTGTGGGGGTGCCAGGGGTGGGACCCGTGGCTATGGGTGGGTGGGGTGAACACATCTCATTGCTGGTTCCCAGTCACTGTTTACAAAACCCTTTGCTTCCTGCATTGCCTTTTTAATTTGGGGGCCCCGCAAATTCCccctgagctggggggcagggacccaTGGTACTGCttggccctggctgggctggagtgaGCCCCTTCCTTCCTATCAGCCCCTGGGGCAGCATCCCCTGAGAGCCAGGCTCCCCTCAGCCCCTGCGGCTGCCCTCTCCCACTGCTATCTAGATGAGCTTTGCCAGCCCCGATCCCAGCCAAGGGAAGGAAGGCGCCTGGCGCAGCCCTGAGCCACCCCATGGAAGGTCCCAGCCCCACATGCCTCACTGCAGGTACATTCCCCAGCCCttgctgttggggggggggggggctacccAGGCGAGGTTGCCCCCTGTGGCTACAGGGACTTACTGGACCAGGGGCCCCCACTGcactttatttacatttttttgttatttatttgtctCTGAACTGGCTTTATTTGTGTCTGTGAATAAACCTCATGGGATGGAACCGGCCCTGCTTTgctgggtgttgggggagggtaTAACACCATGCACGGCACAGACCCCCCCCAAAGAGATCAGGAGGGTACCAGGTGCTGCACCCAGAGttgctgcagggggctgggcccCATAGAGACACACAGGGTCCAGGCAGCTGCAGGCCAAAGCAGAGCAGTGGGCGActggcagggagccagccccTGTGCGACTGGGGCTGCCCGAGCCGCTCGCTCCGAGAGCCGGCCCCTGCGCGACCGGGGCTGCCGGGAGCCCGAGCCGCTCGCTCCGAGAGCAGGGGGCTGCCACCCGCCTGGGAATGACCCAGTGCCACGGGCTGTATGTGCAGGGAGCCTGAGCCATGCCTGCGAGCAGGGGGGAGCTTCCCCCCAGGTGACCCGCACGGCTGTAGTTGCAGAGGGCGAGGAGGGGCAGCAACGACCCATGGCAAGTCAAGGGCTCCCCTGGAGCATGGCAGGGGTAGGATCCCCacagcctccctctccccacgGAAGGAGACCCCATAGACCAGCTAGGAAAAACACTTTATTCTCTGAACAGTTACAGTGAGGCCCCTGGCCGGAGcctattctctctcccccccatatCTCCAGGAAGCCCCACAGATACCgctgcagcctcccctcctgtCCCCACAGGGTGGGTGTGTTTGCAGGGGCATCTCTGgagccctcctgccccagcaggggcCCTGGTGAAGTGGGGGACCCCACCCAGCTAGGCCTGGCAGGTGCAGGGGCTTCAATCAGGCAGCCATGGGAGCAGGTGCTGCAAGGGGAAAGCCAGGGGGGTCCCCAACCAGCCCCTGCGAGACCCCCACAGGTCAAGAACTCTGAGGGGGGAGCGCCCCCAATTTCACCCAGCCACACTTGCATATGGAACCTGCCCCCGCGGCTCAGACAGCGACCGGCTCCCGCACATGGTTCTGTCGCTTCACCACAAAGATCTTCTGGCCAGAGACGGTCACCAGGAAGGTGTGTTCCCCGAACACCACTGAGGGGGGAGAGAGTTTGGCATGAGACCCCCCCCGCTAGGACTGGGGacagagagagtcaggggtggcCACCCTCGCTACCCCAGAGGCTCATGGGAGAGCGAAAGGAAACCTTTGTCCCCCCAATGGGTTGATGGGGATCAGGCAGGGGAGGACCCTGTAGTGGGTCAGTctcaggagtggggggaagagatcCCTTGGGGTCCCAGAGGCTGTTCTGGAGCGGAGGGCGTAACACCACTCCTGGGGGGGTCACAGACAGGGAGTGggcacgggggcggggggaaggcttGGGACAAAGGGCCCAGCCCTACAGCAGCAgcgcccccttcctccccacctcaccATGCCAGCATACACCCCGCCCCGCGGGCATTCTCCTCCCCCCAGACTCACCCGAGAGGCGTTTGAAGGGGGGGTCGGGGCCACGCTGGAGCCGGAAGCCGCAGGCCGTGGCCACCAGCTCCGAGATCACCCCCGCCGTGTGCTCGGCGTTCTCCAGGTCACCAGCCGACTGCggagcaggggagccccaggttAGAGAGCGTgaggagcccccctcccccaaattcacacagcaggtcagcagcGCAAGGGAGtacaggctcccagccccccctgctctaacccacccgcccccactcccctcccagcgccggggagagaacccaggcgtcctggctcccagcaccccctgctctaacccaccagtcctcactgccctcccagcgccggggagagaacccaggcatcctggctcccagcacccctgctctaacccacctgcccccactcccctcccagcacccaggagagaacccaggagtcctggctcccagcccgccccctcccagcgctggggagagaacccaggcgtcctggctcccagccccccctgctctaacccacccgcccccactcccctcccagcgccggggagagaacccaggagtcctggctcccagcaccccctgctctaacccagctgcccccactcccctcccagcacccaggagagaacccaggagtcctggctcccagcccgccccctcccagcgctggggagagaacccaggcgtcctggctcccagcaccccctgctctgacccacccgcccccactcccctcccagcgccggggagagaacccaggcgtccgggccccCCACTCACCGCCAGCACCGCTCCATCGCAGATCACCAGGTAGCCCAGCTGGTCGGGGATCCGCTCCAGCCCCTGGGTCAGCGCcgtggtctgggggggggggggagggtcagcaGGTGTGTGGGGCAGAGGCTGGAGAGAGGGGCCCGGAGGAGGCGCCCCAACCCCCCCGCGCCATGGGGGGGTCCCGGCCCGCGCCCCCCCTCGGAGGAATCCCCCGCCCCGCGCCATGGGGGGGTCCcggcccgcgccccccccccccgggggaatCCCCCGCCCCGCGCCATGGGGGGGTCCcggcccgcgccccccccccgggggaatCCCCCGCCCCGCGCCATGGGGGGTCCcggcccgcgccccccccccgggggaatCCCCCGCCCCGCGCCATGGGGGGGTCCcggcccgcgccccccccccgggggaatCCCCCGCCCCGCGCCATGGGGGGGTCCcggcccgcgcccccccccccgggggaatCCCCCGCCCCGCGCCATGGGGGGGTCCcggcccgcgccccccccccgggggaatCCCCCGCCCCGCGCCATGGGGGGGTCCcggcccgcgccccccccccgggggaatCCCCCGCCCCGCGCCATGGGGGGGTCCCggcccgcgcccccccccggggGAATCCCCCGCCCCGCGCCATGGGGGGGGTCCGGGcccgcgcgcccccccccgggGGAATCCCCCGCCCCGCGCCATGGGGGGGGTCCcggcccgcgccccccccccgggggaatCCCCCGCCCCGCGCCATGGGGGGGGTCCcggcccgcgcccccccccccgggggaatCCCCCGCCCCGCGCCATGGGGGGGGTCCCGGCCCGCGCCCCCCCCGGGGGAATCCCCCGCCCCGCGCCATGGGGGGGGTCCCGGCCCGCGCCCCCCCCGGGGGAATCCCCCGCCCCGCGCCATGGGGGGGGTCCCGGCCTCACCATCTCGGGGCAGCACCAGCCGCTCCACGCCCCGCCGTCAGCTgactccccgccccgccccgctcttATCCCCGCCCATTGGCCCGCCGCGCCGTCCGTCCCCCGCCCGCTCGGAGCCTCGCGCTGCCATTGGCCCAGGGGCTGGGGGAccggaggggggcggggcctgcgggCTGGGCAACTTccggctccccgccccccgccggggCGAGCCGATGAATATTAATGAGGCGCGTGGCCTGAAGCCTCCTCGGGAGCCGCCCCCAGCGCTCGTGACCGCCCGCCGCAGGGGCTCATGGGAGTCTCACTAAGGGGGGGAAGatacctgccccaggggctcatgGGAGTCTCGCTAAGGGGGGGGAAGacacctgccccaggggctcatgggagtctcgctaaggggggggagggcaacacctgccccaggggctcatgGGAGTCTCGCTAAGGGAGGGGAAGacacctgccccaggggctcatgGGAGTCTCGCTAAGGGAGGGGAAGatacctgccccaggggctcatgGGAGTCTCGCTAAGGGAGGGGAAGacacctgccccaggggctcatgGGAGTCTCGCTAAGGGGGGGGAAGacacctgccccaggggctcatgGGAGTCTCGCTAAGGGGGGGGAAGacacctgccccaggggctcatgggagtctcgctaagggggggggaagacacctgccccaggggctcatgGGAGTCTCGCTAAGGGGGGGGAAGatacctg
Proteins encoded in this window:
- the TRAPPC14 gene encoding trafficking protein particle complex subunit 14; the protein is MEAQCDYFMYFPAVPFPARELLRGEPGRYRALPRRNHLYLGETVRFLLVLRGRPGPGGARTPWGELGSSLAALASVSPGAVDPGGEGDGEPPEEPGGDGDTAPPAPGFFRDCRPLLTHGQGPLGRPAAGIPVEEPIVCTDEVIFPLTISLDNLPPGTVKAKIVVTVWKREQEAPEVRERGYLSLLQNRVPAQLFREEQGAFKAQVSTMLTVLPPPGLRCRQLNVSGKYLTVLKVLNGCSQEEISLWDVRILPNFNASYLPMLPDGSVLLVDDVCHHSGEVPVGAFCRMAGAGSGCPCTLSALEEQNFLFQLQAPERPQEDTKEGLEVPLVAVVQWSTPKLPFTSSIYTHYRLPSIRLDRPRFVMTAACESPVPLRRRFTVTYTLLNNLQDFLAVRLVWTPESAAAGKKLSSEERRATQAALDAIVCHTPLNSLGYSRKGSALTIQVAFQALRAGLFELSQHMKLKLQFTASVSNPPPDARPISRRSSPGSPAVRDLVERHQAGLGRSQSFSHQQPSRSHLMRSGSVMERRAITPPVGSPVGRPLYLPPEKSVLSLDKIAKRECKVLVVEPIK
- the LAMTOR4 gene encoding ragulator complex protein LAMTOR4, with the protein product MTTALTQGLERIPDQLGYLVICDGAVLASAGDLENAEHTAGVISELVATACGFRLQRGPDPPFKRLSVVFGEHTFLVTVSGQKIFVVKRQNHVREPVAV